The proteins below are encoded in one region of Tomitella fengzijianii:
- a CDS encoding ATP-binding cassette domain-containing protein produces MSASSDARLQVRGLTVDYGDVRAVDTVDLGVGGPGRSVVALLGPSGCGKSTLLRAVAGIEPLTGGSVVFDGEDVTRLPAHRRGFGLLFQDGQLFPHRSVAGNIGYGLRGAWGRPRGTRAARAERIEELLELVGLEGYGGRRVGELSGGQAQRVALARALAPRPRLLLLDEPLSALDRELRDRLAVDISRILAATGTPALVVTHDHGEASTLAETIAVMRDGKLVQEAAPRLLWRHPRDDATARFLGYPLVVDGLVRDGVATCALGGVPVAYPDGPVRLGLRAESVHARPAACAGSGVGPHAVTGTVESVTVLPSRTLVSVATGGPGTGADGAGAVVATWRGDAGSGGPDPARNAVPDQPVPDGGSPGRDPVIGESVALRPVPGMVAVIVEGSVREVAAGVVIRGGRVLIAQRAHPPSLDGLWEFPGGKAEAGESGPVALRRELHEELGVTVRVGDRLDGEVELDPPGRAQGAGPTLLRAYPATIEAGEPRATEHRALHWASAEDLARMPLVDNDRLWIPALQALLRE; encoded by the coding sequence ATGTCGGCGAGTTCTGATGCACGCCTGCAGGTTCGCGGGCTGACAGTGGATTACGGGGACGTGCGCGCCGTCGACACGGTGGACCTGGGCGTGGGCGGACCCGGCCGCAGCGTGGTGGCGCTGCTGGGGCCCTCAGGGTGCGGCAAGTCGACTCTGCTGCGCGCGGTGGCAGGCATCGAGCCGCTCACCGGCGGCTCCGTGGTGTTCGACGGCGAGGACGTGACCCGGCTGCCGGCGCACCGGCGCGGCTTCGGGCTGCTCTTCCAGGACGGACAGCTGTTCCCGCACCGCAGCGTGGCCGGGAACATCGGCTACGGGCTGCGCGGCGCCTGGGGGCGGCCGCGGGGAACGCGTGCCGCCCGTGCCGAGCGGATCGAGGAGTTGCTGGAGCTGGTGGGGCTCGAGGGCTACGGCGGCAGGCGTGTGGGCGAGCTGTCCGGCGGACAGGCGCAGCGGGTGGCGCTCGCCAGGGCGCTGGCGCCGCGGCCGCGGCTGCTGCTGCTGGACGAGCCGCTCTCCGCCCTCGACAGGGAGCTGCGCGACAGGCTCGCGGTGGACATCTCGCGGATCCTCGCCGCCACCGGGACGCCCGCGCTGGTGGTCACGCACGACCATGGCGAGGCATCGACGCTGGCGGAGACGATCGCGGTGATGCGCGACGGAAAGCTGGTCCAGGAGGCGGCGCCCCGGCTGCTGTGGCGTCACCCGCGGGACGACGCGACGGCCCGCTTCCTGGGGTATCCGCTGGTGGTGGACGGGCTGGTACGCGACGGTGTCGCGACGTGCGCGCTGGGCGGAGTGCCGGTCGCATACCCCGACGGGCCGGTGCGTCTGGGCCTGCGCGCGGAATCGGTGCACGCCCGCCCCGCGGCATGCGCCGGGAGCGGTGTCGGACCGCATGCCGTGACCGGGACCGTCGAGTCGGTGACGGTGCTGCCGTCCCGCACGCTCGTGTCCGTGGCCACCGGCGGCCCCGGCACCGGGGCGGACGGCGCCGGTGCCGTCGTCGCCACCTGGCGAGGCGATGCCGGGTCCGGGGGCCCGGATCCGGCCCGAAATGCGGTGCCGGATCAGCCGGTGCCGGACGGGGGCTCGCCGGGGCGGGACCCGGTGATCGGCGAGTCGGTGGCGCTGCGCCCGGTACCGGGGATGGTCGCGGTGATCGTGGAGGGATCGGTGCGCGAGGTGGCGGCGGGCGTCGTCATCCGCGGCGGCCGGGTGCTGATCGCCCAGCGCGCGCATCCGCCGTCGCTGGACGGGCTGTGGGAGTTCCCGGGCGGGAAGGCCGAGGCGGGGGAGTCCGGTCCGGTGGCGTTGCGCCGCGAGTTGCACGAGGAGCTCGGCGTGACGGTGCGCGTGGGCGACAGGCTGGACGGCGAGGTGGAGCTGGATCCGCCCGGCCGGGCCCAGGGTGCGGGGCCGACGTTGTTGCGTGCGTATCCGGCGACGATCGAAGCCGGCGAGCCGCGGGCCACCGAACACCGCGCGCTCCACTGGGCGAGCGCCGAGGACCTGGCGCGGATGCCGCTCGTGGACAATGACCGCCTGTGGATACCGGCGCTGCAGGCGCTGCTGCGGGAGTGA
- a CDS encoding ABC transporter permease: MSADPGAERRRGMSRPAGSGGARWRVSWPLVLGAVPVGFTAVFFAWPVVAIVHRGLVDDAGRFDPAAILGLWWTPEVGRLVAFTLGQAAASTALTLALGLPVAWLLARVRLPGKMLVRVVVTVPFVLPTVVVGVAFRMLLGEGHLLGWTGLDGTVWAIILAHAFFNIAIVARTVGGVWARMDPRPEQAARALGAGPVRAFATVTAPRLLPAVASASAVVFLFCATSFGVVLVLGGTRFRTLETEIYLQTVQVFDLRMAAALSILQLLAVTAALAVAALARRGARGTTSAPAASPVARPARGLRRLAAAAALAIVLVVLVIPPASLVVRSLRVDGGWSLHAYRILGTEVAGIRPLDAVATSLRTAFDAALLALALGLLAAVALNRGRGRGKELADGFMMLPLGVSAVTVGFGLLITMGALPGDLRRSQLLVAIAQAMIAMPLVVRTLLPAMQGIDDRLRHAAGVLGAAPPRVWWSVDLPLVARSLAAAVGFAFVVALGEFGATSFLARADQPTLPVLIGKLISRPGADNLAAALASSVLLAVVTGVIVAVIEAVRVADVGEF; the protein is encoded by the coding sequence GTGAGTGCGGATCCAGGGGCCGAGCGGCGCCGCGGCATGAGCCGTCCGGCGGGGTCCGGCGGTGCCCGGTGGCGCGTGTCCTGGCCGCTGGTCCTCGGCGCGGTCCCCGTCGGGTTCACCGCCGTGTTCTTCGCGTGGCCGGTCGTGGCCATCGTGCACCGCGGCCTCGTCGACGACGCCGGCCGTTTCGACCCGGCCGCGATCCTGGGGCTGTGGTGGACGCCAGAGGTGGGCCGGCTCGTGGCGTTCACGCTGGGTCAGGCGGCGGCGTCGACAGCGCTCACTCTGGCACTGGGCCTGCCGGTGGCATGGCTTCTGGCCCGCGTGCGCCTGCCCGGCAAGATGCTGGTGCGCGTGGTCGTGACGGTGCCATTCGTCCTGCCGACGGTCGTCGTCGGCGTCGCATTCCGGATGCTGCTGGGCGAAGGGCACCTGCTGGGGTGGACGGGGCTCGACGGCACCGTATGGGCGATCATCCTGGCGCACGCGTTCTTCAACATCGCGATCGTGGCGCGCACGGTCGGCGGCGTGTGGGCGCGGATGGACCCGCGCCCCGAGCAGGCCGCGCGGGCTCTCGGGGCGGGACCGGTCCGCGCCTTCGCGACGGTGACCGCGCCGCGGCTGCTGCCCGCCGTGGCCTCCGCATCGGCGGTGGTGTTCCTGTTCTGCGCCACCAGCTTCGGGGTGGTCCTGGTGCTGGGCGGAACGCGGTTCCGCACCTTGGAGACGGAGATCTACCTGCAGACCGTGCAGGTGTTCGACCTCAGGATGGCGGCGGCGTTGTCCATCCTGCAGCTTCTGGCGGTGACAGCGGCGCTCGCCGTGGCGGCACTCGCCCGCCGGGGAGCGCGCGGCACCACGTCCGCGCCCGCGGCGTCGCCCGTGGCGCGTCCCGCACGGGGGCTGCGGCGCCTCGCGGCCGCGGCGGCGCTGGCGATCGTGTTGGTCGTGCTGGTCATCCCGCCCGCGAGCCTGGTGGTGCGGTCGCTGCGCGTCGACGGCGGGTGGAGCCTGCACGCCTACCGGATCCTCGGCACCGAGGTCGCCGGCATCCGTCCCCTCGACGCGGTCGCCACCTCGCTGCGCACGGCCTTCGACGCGGCGCTGCTGGCGCTCGCGCTGGGCCTGCTCGCCGCGGTGGCGCTGAACCGGGGCCGCGGACGGGGCAAGGAACTGGCGGACGGTTTCATGATGCTGCCCCTGGGCGTGAGCGCGGTGACCGTCGGCTTCGGCCTGCTCATCACCATGGGGGCGTTGCCCGGCGACTTGCGCCGCTCGCAATTGCTGGTGGCGATCGCGCAGGCGATGATCGCCATGCCGCTGGTGGTGCGCACGCTCCTGCCCGCGATGCAGGGGATCGACGATCGGCTTCGGCACGCTGCGGGCGTGCTGGGGGCGGCGCCGCCGCGCGTCTGGTGGAGCGTGGATCTGCCGTTGGTGGCACGGTCGCTGGCCGCGGCTGTGGGCTTCGCGTTCGTGGTGGCGCTGGGCGAGTTCGGGGCCACGTCGTTCCTGGCCCGCGCCGACCAGCCCACGCTGCCGGTGCTCATCGGCAAGCTGATTTCGCGGCCGGGCGCGGACAACCTCGCGGCGGCGTTGGCGAGCTCCGTGCTGCTGGCCGTGGTGACGGGAGTGATCGTAGCGGTGATCGAGGCGGTGAGGGTGGCGGATGTCGGCGAGTTCTGA
- the mshB gene encoding N-acetyl-1-D-myo-inositol-2-amino-2-deoxy-alpha-D-glucopyranoside deacetylase — protein sequence MTDGEDGGSAAGVHAGQRMLLVHAHPDDETITTGGTIARYLEEGAEVTIVTCTLGEQGEVIGDEWAQLVAEESDQLGGYRIMELSAALAALGGPGHRFLGGAGRWRDSGMAGTPAAEHPRAFVRADESETVGELAAVIAELRPHVVITYGPDGGYGHPDHIRAHTVTMAAVERARESWDTAKVYWTVSEDEAVAAGLADLGPVPGTWSVPQAGALPAVPASSVTAEVDISGYLEAKRAALSAHATQVQVADGGRAYALSNDIAQPVVAREFFILARGGAGRSGRAGRETDLLAGVDAGS from the coding sequence ATGACCGACGGCGAAGACGGCGGGTCCGCGGCAGGTGTGCACGCCGGCCAGCGGATGCTGCTGGTGCATGCGCATCCCGACGACGAGACGATCACCACCGGCGGCACGATCGCCCGCTACCTCGAGGAGGGAGCCGAGGTCACCATCGTCACCTGCACGCTGGGCGAGCAGGGCGAGGTGATCGGCGACGAGTGGGCGCAGCTCGTGGCGGAGGAGTCGGATCAGCTGGGCGGCTACCGGATCATGGAGCTCTCCGCGGCGCTGGCGGCGTTGGGCGGCCCGGGCCACCGGTTCCTCGGCGGTGCGGGCCGGTGGCGTGACTCCGGCATGGCCGGCACGCCGGCGGCGGAGCATCCGCGGGCCTTCGTCCGCGCAGACGAGTCGGAGACGGTGGGGGAGCTGGCCGCCGTGATCGCCGAACTGCGTCCGCACGTGGTGATCACCTACGGCCCGGACGGCGGCTACGGGCACCCGGACCACATCCGCGCGCACACGGTCACGATGGCGGCGGTGGAACGTGCACGCGAAAGCTGGGACACCGCCAAGGTGTATTGGACGGTGTCCGAGGACGAGGCCGTCGCAGCCGGGCTCGCGGACCTGGGCCCGGTGCCCGGAACCTGGTCGGTGCCGCAGGCGGGCGCGCTGCCCGCGGTCCCGGCGTCTTCGGTCACCGCCGAGGTGGACATTTCGGGGTACCTCGAAGCCAAGCGGGCGGCGCTGTCCGCCCATGCGACCCAGGTGCAGGTGGCGGACGGCGGGCGGGCGTACGCGCTGTCCAACGACATCGCGCAGCCCGTCGTCGCACGCGAGTTCTTCATCCTGGCGCGCGGCGGCGCGGGCCGGTCGGGGCGGGCGGGGCGCGAAACCGACCTGCTGGCGGGTGTCGACGCCGGCTCCTGA
- the typA gene encoding translational GTPase TypA, translating into MSTPRTDFRNVAIVAHVDHGKTTLVDAMLRQSGAFAERAEPIDRVMDSGDLEREKGITILAKNTAVHRHHEDGTMTIINVIDTPGHADFGGEVERGLSMVDAVVLLVDAAEGPLPQTRFVLRKALAAELPVILVVNKTDRPDARIAEVVEQSHDLLLDLAADLPDESAAAAELALEMPVLYASGREGRASSVRPADGHAPDAENLDELFDLLLNQVPAPKGDPEGTLQAHVTNLDASAFLGRLALVRVHQGTLRKGQQVAWMHDGGVKTVKITELLRTVGVEREPAEYVEAGDICAVAGIAEIMIGDTLADVDEPVALPRIEIDEPAISVTIGTNTSPLAGRVQGHKLTARMVKSRLDQELIGNVSLRVLDIGRPDAWEVQGRGELALAVLVEQMRREGFELTVGKPQVVTKQVDGKLHEPFEDLTVDSPEEHMGAITQLLAARKGRMEEMSNNGSGWIRIQFHVPSRGLIGFRNDFLTETRGAGIANAVFAGYGPWAGEIRARHTGSLVSDRAGQVTPYAMIQLADRGTFFVEPGTDAYEGMVVGINPRAEDLDINVTKEKKLTNMRAASADSTETLARPITLDLEAAMEFCATDECVEVTPEITRVRKVVLSGTDRARQRSRNKARDKAAG; encoded by the coding sequence GTGAGCACGCCCCGCACCGATTTCCGCAATGTCGCCATCGTCGCGCACGTCGACCACGGCAAGACCACCCTCGTCGACGCGATGCTGCGTCAGTCCGGGGCGTTCGCGGAGCGCGCGGAGCCGATAGACCGGGTCATGGACTCGGGCGACCTCGAGCGCGAGAAGGGCATCACCATTCTCGCCAAGAACACGGCCGTCCACCGTCACCACGAGGACGGCACGATGACGATCATCAACGTCATCGACACCCCCGGGCACGCCGACTTCGGCGGCGAGGTCGAGCGCGGCCTGTCGATGGTCGACGCAGTGGTCCTGCTGGTCGACGCCGCCGAGGGGCCGCTGCCGCAGACGCGCTTCGTCCTGCGCAAGGCCCTGGCCGCGGAACTGCCGGTGATCCTCGTCGTCAACAAGACCGACCGGCCGGATGCGCGCATCGCCGAGGTGGTCGAGCAGTCGCACGACCTGCTGCTGGATCTTGCCGCGGACCTTCCCGACGAGTCGGCCGCGGCGGCCGAGCTGGCGCTGGAGATGCCGGTGCTCTACGCGTCCGGCAGGGAGGGCAGGGCGTCGTCCGTGCGCCCCGCCGACGGCCACGCGCCGGATGCCGAGAACCTCGACGAGCTCTTCGATCTGCTGCTGAACCAGGTGCCCGCGCCCAAGGGCGACCCGGAGGGCACGCTGCAGGCGCACGTGACCAACCTCGACGCGTCGGCCTTCCTGGGCCGGCTGGCGCTGGTGCGCGTCCACCAGGGCACGCTGCGCAAGGGTCAGCAGGTGGCCTGGATGCACGACGGCGGCGTGAAGACCGTGAAGATCACCGAGCTGCTGCGGACGGTGGGCGTCGAGCGCGAGCCCGCCGAGTACGTGGAGGCCGGCGACATCTGCGCGGTGGCGGGCATCGCGGAGATCATGATCGGCGACACCCTCGCCGACGTGGACGAGCCGGTGGCGCTGCCCCGCATCGAGATCGACGAGCCGGCCATCTCGGTGACGATCGGCACCAATACCTCGCCGCTGGCCGGCCGCGTGCAGGGCCACAAGCTCACCGCGCGCATGGTCAAGTCGCGCCTGGACCAGGAGCTGATCGGCAACGTCTCGCTGCGTGTCCTCGACATCGGACGTCCGGACGCCTGGGAGGTGCAGGGCCGCGGCGAGCTCGCGCTGGCGGTGCTGGTGGAGCAGATGCGCCGCGAGGGCTTCGAACTGACCGTGGGCAAGCCGCAGGTGGTCACCAAGCAGGTCGACGGCAAGCTGCACGAGCCGTTCGAGGATCTCACCGTGGACAGCCCCGAGGAGCACATGGGCGCCATCACGCAGCTGCTCGCGGCGCGCAAGGGCCGCATGGAGGAGATGAGCAACAACGGCTCCGGGTGGATCCGCATCCAGTTCCATGTGCCGTCGCGCGGCCTGATCGGATTCCGCAACGACTTCCTCACCGAGACCCGCGGAGCGGGCATCGCCAACGCGGTGTTCGCGGGGTACGGGCCGTGGGCGGGCGAGATCCGCGCCCGGCACACCGGCTCGCTGGTCTCGGATCGCGCGGGACAGGTCACCCCGTACGCGATGATCCAGCTGGCGGACCGCGGCACGTTCTTCGTCGAGCCGGGGACCGACGCCTACGAGGGCATGGTCGTCGGCATCAACCCGCGCGCCGAGGATCTCGACATCAACGTCACCAAAGAGAAGAAGCTGACCAACATGCGCGCGGCCAGCGCGGATTCGACGGAGACGCTGGCGCGCCCCATCACCCTCGATCTCGAGGCTGCGATGGAGTTCTGCGCCACGGACGAGTGCGTCGAGGTCACGCCCGAGATCACCCGGGTGCGTAAGGTCGTCCTGAGCGGCACCGACCGCGCCCGGCAGCGTTCGCGCAACAAGGCGCGGGACAAGGCGGCCGGCTGA
- a CDS encoding ABC transporter family substrate-binding protein codes for MALAASVSLLAGCTASPDPAVESPSETVPAPIQTTELSVTVAMDGIGHGFNPHLLADQSPATDAVADLVLPSMFRLAPDPEDPARLTLQPDSSVLDAAVVVNQDPFTVEYRLSTEAQWSDSAPIAVEDFQYLWQQMVTAPGAVAPSGYRQITDIRAVGGGGKTVQVVFARPYDSWRDLFRALVPAHLLKDMPGGFETGLDDGVPVSGSRFKVSTVDRGRGQILLERNDRFWGPPATPDRVVIRRAGSTAQLSEALRGGDVQVFDVRAGEAALSQLSAVGGVQARRADRARSLSLTLNARAPHLRDVQLRRALLDLLDPQRLALIGADSEAGARWVGSATAVPSDPAYRVTAPPRMPREAAQDILRAAGYGLAAPDGETSDDPVLQIKIGVPRGDTKASEVASTVADVWTAAGVDASVAEIDPETLYGDALTTGAVDAVVGWEDVDVDLAARVAARYGCDGSAVSVHAPVPPAEAPAAPKTVEPTAPPAASASAAPTASPAAPTGTATPAPRPVPPLAPGDPARKNFAQPQAAPSNIGGVCDEELQPVIARALQGEIDDDRLVEEVDPAAWSLATVLPIMQDTGVVGSTSAIEGTMLGDGLLASALFVNAAGWHRTPGRAEPEHPTTTTPPK; via the coding sequence GTGGCGCTGGCCGCTTCGGTATCGCTGCTGGCGGGCTGCACCGCGTCGCCGGACCCGGCGGTGGAGAGCCCCAGCGAGACCGTGCCCGCCCCCATCCAGACCACGGAGCTTTCCGTCACCGTCGCCATGGACGGGATCGGTCACGGATTCAATCCGCACCTGCTGGCGGACCAGTCGCCGGCCACCGATGCTGTCGCGGACCTGGTGCTGCCGAGCATGTTCCGACTTGCGCCGGACCCCGAGGACCCCGCCAGGCTGACGTTGCAGCCGGATTCCTCGGTGCTCGATGCGGCCGTGGTGGTGAACCAGGATCCGTTCACCGTGGAGTACCGGCTGAGCACCGAGGCGCAATGGTCCGACAGCGCGCCCATCGCGGTCGAAGACTTCCAGTACCTGTGGCAGCAGATGGTGACCGCGCCGGGGGCGGTCGCGCCGTCGGGTTACCGGCAGATCACCGACATCCGCGCCGTCGGCGGCGGCGGCAAGACGGTGCAGGTGGTGTTCGCGCGGCCCTACGATTCCTGGCGCGACCTGTTCCGCGCACTCGTCCCGGCACACCTGCTCAAGGACATGCCGGGCGGTTTCGAGACGGGGCTCGACGACGGCGTACCCGTGTCCGGTTCGCGCTTCAAGGTCTCCACGGTGGACAGGGGCCGCGGCCAGATCCTGCTGGAGCGCAACGACCGCTTCTGGGGGCCCCCTGCCACGCCCGACCGCGTGGTGATCCGCCGGGCCGGCAGCACCGCGCAGTTGTCCGAGGCGCTCCGCGGCGGCGACGTGCAGGTGTTCGACGTACGGGCCGGTGAGGCCGCGCTGAGCCAGTTGTCGGCCGTCGGCGGCGTGCAGGCACGGCGCGCGGACCGTGCCCGCTCGCTGTCGCTGACGCTCAACGCCCGCGCGCCGCACCTGCGGGACGTGCAGCTGCGTCGGGCGTTGCTGGACCTGCTGGACCCGCAGCGGCTGGCGTTGATCGGGGCGGACAGCGAGGCCGGGGCCCGGTGGGTCGGTTCCGCCACGGCGGTGCCTTCGGACCCCGCGTACCGCGTCACGGCACCGCCGCGGATGCCGCGCGAGGCCGCCCAGGACATCCTGCGGGCCGCCGGTTACGGGCTCGCCGCGCCCGACGGCGAAACCTCGGACGATCCTGTGCTGCAGATCAAGATCGGCGTTCCCCGCGGCGACACCAAGGCATCGGAGGTCGCCAGCACGGTCGCCGACGTGTGGACCGCCGCCGGGGTGGACGCGTCGGTCGCGGAGATCGACCCGGAGACGCTGTACGGCGACGCGCTGACCACCGGCGCCGTCGACGCCGTCGTCGGGTGGGAGGACGTGGACGTCGACCTGGCGGCGCGGGTCGCCGCGCGGTACGGCTGCGACGGGTCGGCGGTGTCCGTCCACGCCCCCGTGCCGCCCGCGGAAGCGCCGGCCGCCCCGAAGACGGTGGAGCCCACCGCACCCCCCGCGGCCTCCGCCTCGGCTGCACCCACCGCTTCGCCTGCGGCGCCCACCGGGACCGCCACGCCGGCTCCCCGACCGGTGCCGCCGCTCGCACCCGGCGACCCGGCGCGCAAGAACTTCGCGCAGCCGCAGGCGGCGCCGAGCAATATCGGCGGGGTCTGCGACGAGGAGCTGCAGCCGGTGATCGCCCGCGCACTGCAAGGCGAGATCGACGATGACCGGCTCGTCGAGGAGGTCGACCCGGCCGCGTGGTCGTTGGCCACGGTACTGCCGATCATGCAGGACACCGGCGTGGTGGGCTCGACGAGCGCGATCGAGGGCACCATGCTGGGGGATGGGCTGCTGGCCTCGGCGCTGTTCGTCAACGCCGCCGGCTGGCATCGCACGCCGGGGCGGGCAGAGCCGGAGCACCCCACGACGACGACGCCCCCGAAGTGA